One window from the genome of Cryobacterium sp. GrIS_2_6 encodes:
- a CDS encoding four-helix bundle copper-binding protein, protein MSGGGFGGSEFNALSARTAACVAACDALIAASEDCADACLTQSGNGDVTACFLADLDCIEICTTTSRVLSWHTRTDGTTAASMLDTCMEACRSSSIACERMLQHRPDWTSCAPECRRVTDACAEVLALL, encoded by the coding sequence ATGTCCGGTGGCGGGTTCGGTGGGAGCGAGTTCAACGCGCTCTCCGCACGGACCGCGGCGTGCGTCGCCGCCTGTGACGCGCTCATCGCCGCGAGCGAGGACTGCGCTGACGCCTGCCTGACCCAGTCCGGCAACGGCGATGTCACCGCGTGCTTCCTCGCCGACCTCGACTGCATCGAAATCTGCACCACGACGAGCCGGGTGCTGTCCTGGCACACCCGGACCGACGGGACGACCGCCGCGTCCATGCTCGACACCTGCATGGAGGCGTGCCGCTCCTCGTCAATCGCGTGCGAGCGGATGCTGCAGCACCGGCCGGATTGGACGAGTTGCGCCCCCGAGTGCCGCAGGGTCACCGACGCCTGCGCGGAGGTACTCGCCCTGCTGTGA